One Calditrichota bacterium DNA window includes the following coding sequences:
- a CDS encoding FAD-dependent oxidoreductase has protein sequence MQKGVLVIGGGIAGIQAALDLANARVKVYLVERAPSLGGHMAQLDKTFPTMDCSI, from the coding sequence ATGCAGAAGGGCGTACTGGTCATAGGTGGTGGCATCGCCGGGATTCAGGCGGCATTAGACCTGGCCAATGCACGGGTCAAGGTCTACCTGGTGGAGAGGGCACCCAGCTTGGGCGGCCACATGGCCCAGCTGGACAAGACCTTCCCCACCATGGACTGCTCCATCTGA